In a genomic window of Pirellulales bacterium:
- the treY gene encoding malto-oligosyltrehalose synthase, with protein MMHRHVSGKDVQSLVEAVLERVRVRAPAPGATYRLQFHHGMDFRRAASLVSYLRDLGITHIYASPLLQARPGTAHGYDLCDFSRFDESLGGDADFLQFARTVRGAGMYLILDLVPNHMAANWANAWWRDVLENGPNSPHAQYFDIDWEPAKPEIRNRVLLPVLGRQYGDVLDNGELQIEHSDGEFRLTYFDHRFPLGPKTTIPLLSRNLDRLLQSAGENNEHVVELQSILTALEHLPAQTDIAPEAVAERQREKEVIKRRLRDLEAASPAVAELIRSNVEHVNQAGEGPERYGLLDAMLNEQPYRLSHWRTAADEINYRRFFDVNELAALCMERPAVFYQAHRRVMSELSEGHVQGLRIDHVDGLYAPEIYLWRLQWSYLARLLEAEFQRQSPMQPADHAEALETAALRTELLVQALLSLCTRLEIRTPDPDDLAAVFGDTVTLEVLTSTTHLATLRTTDCPLPVWVEKILGPREILPETWPISGTTGYDFVQQCTGLFLDAGGWSALNQAFRRWTDDPRTFERVARDSKALILRVAMASELQMLAQRLDRISEQHRHTRDFTLNMLRYALREILIGFPVYRIYPGAAGASQRDHKTVNTAIATARRRNPAMDATVFEFAREVLLLQNLASFTDEQRRERELFAGRFQQVTSPVMAKGVEDTAFYVHVPLAAVNEVGTDPHDAVVTTAQFHEANVRRQLEHPGAMLASSTHDSKRSEDVRARLQLLAEMPQLWRKRVQRWFRLNRRHCVDIDGQWAPSATDEYLYYQSLLGILPLGRLQATDWRDLSARLQRYMEKATHEAKQHTSWINPDERYDRAVREFVVRTLTPGSRNAFLADVTAFQTLLAPWGIYNSISQLVLKATTSGFPDFYQGQECWDFSLVDPDNRRSVDFDYRAGLLRELQSASDSAPGLSALAQRLFEAPTDDRLKLFVVWRLLALRRSNAELFQRGAYLPLLVEGAAAEHVVAFARRLDDQLVTVVVPRLLLRRALSLNQDAIAAPQAPRSAAFWGDTVIDCAPLECSGQRPGRCALSGERVNVGQRLLVAECFRRFPVAVWSFRAEAGPVSGHS; from the coding sequence ATGATGCATCGGCACGTAAGCGGAAAAGACGTGCAGTCCTTGGTCGAAGCCGTGCTCGAGCGCGTCCGTGTCCGCGCGCCGGCCCCTGGAGCCACCTACCGGCTCCAATTTCATCATGGCATGGACTTTCGTCGGGCGGCGTCGTTGGTGAGCTATCTGCGCGATCTCGGCATCACGCACATCTACGCTTCCCCTTTGCTTCAGGCCCGGCCCGGCACCGCGCATGGTTACGACTTGTGCGACTTCAGCCGATTCGACGAGTCGCTGGGTGGCGATGCGGATTTTCTGCAGTTCGCCCGGACGGTGCGCGGCGCGGGCATGTATCTGATCCTCGATCTGGTGCCAAACCATATGGCCGCCAACTGGGCGAACGCCTGGTGGCGCGACGTGCTCGAAAACGGCCCCAATTCACCACACGCGCAATATTTCGACATCGACTGGGAGCCCGCCAAGCCGGAAATTCGCAACCGGGTACTGTTGCCCGTGTTGGGCAGGCAGTATGGCGACGTGCTCGACAACGGTGAGCTGCAGATCGAGCATTCGGACGGCGAGTTCCGCCTGACGTACTTCGACCATCGGTTTCCGCTGGGCCCCAAGACCACGATCCCGCTGTTGTCGCGCAATCTCGACCGCCTGCTACAGTCGGCCGGCGAGAACAACGAGCACGTGGTCGAATTGCAAAGCATTCTCACGGCGCTGGAGCATCTACCGGCCCAGACCGACATCGCGCCCGAGGCCGTCGCCGAGCGCCAGCGTGAAAAAGAGGTCATCAAGCGGCGTTTGCGAGACTTGGAGGCGGCCAGTCCAGCTGTTGCAGAGCTGATCCGGTCCAACGTCGAGCATGTCAACCAGGCCGGCGAGGGACCGGAGCGTTACGGACTGCTCGACGCGATGCTCAATGAACAGCCCTATCGTCTCTCGCATTGGCGCACGGCGGCCGATGAAATCAATTACCGCCGCTTTTTCGACGTCAACGAACTGGCGGCACTGTGCATGGAACGGCCTGCGGTGTTTTACCAAGCACACCGCCGTGTGATGTCGGAGCTGTCCGAGGGCCACGTCCAGGGCCTTCGCATCGATCACGTCGACGGTCTCTATGCGCCGGAGATCTACCTGTGGCGCCTGCAGTGGTCCTATTTGGCGCGGTTGCTCGAGGCGGAATTCCAGCGCCAGTCCCCGATGCAGCCAGCGGACCATGCCGAAGCCCTGGAGACCGCCGCCCTGCGGACGGAGTTACTGGTTCAGGCTCTGCTGTCACTCTGCACGCGTCTCGAAATTCGGACTCCAGACCCGGACGACCTGGCAGCCGTGTTCGGAGATACGGTCACGCTCGAGGTGTTGACCTCGACGACGCACCTGGCCACGTTGCGCACAACCGACTGCCCGCTTCCCGTGTGGGTCGAAAAGATCTTGGGGCCTCGCGAAATCCTGCCGGAAACCTGGCCGATCTCAGGCACCACGGGCTACGACTTTGTGCAGCAGTGTACGGGCCTGTTCCTCGACGCTGGCGGCTGGAGCGCCCTGAACCAGGCGTTCCGTCGCTGGACCGACGACCCGCGCACATTCGAGCGCGTCGCTCGCGATTCGAAGGCCCTGATCCTGCGCGTGGCGATGGCCAGTGAGCTGCAGATGCTGGCGCAACGTCTGGATCGCATCTCCGAGCAACACCGGCATACCCGCGATTTTACGCTGAACATGCTGCGCTATGCCCTGCGTGAGATCCTGATCGGTTTTCCCGTGTATCGGATTTACCCCGGTGCGGCCGGCGCTTCGCAGCGCGATCACAAGACCGTGAATACGGCCATCGCAACGGCGCGCCGGCGCAATCCCGCGATGGATGCCACAGTGTTCGAGTTCGCGCGCGAAGTATTGCTGCTGCAGAATCTGGCGAGCTTTACCGACGAGCAGCGCCGCGAGCGCGAGTTGTTCGCCGGGCGCTTCCAGCAGGTTACCAGTCCGGTGATGGCCAAAGGCGTCGAGGACACCGCCTTCTACGTGCATGTGCCGCTGGCCGCCGTCAATGAAGTTGGCACCGACCCGCATGACGCGGTCGTTACTACGGCGCAGTTTCACGAAGCCAACGTGCGCCGCCAGCTCGAGCACCCCGGGGCCATGTTGGCCAGCTCGACGCACGATTCGAAGCGGAGCGAGGACGTGCGGGCACGGCTCCAGCTGTTGGCCGAGATGCCCCAACTGTGGCGCAAGCGAGTCCAGCGTTGGTTCCGCCTCAACCGACGCCACTGCGTCGATATCGACGGCCAGTGGGCACCAAGTGCGACCGACGAATATCTGTACTACCAGAGCCTGCTGGGCATCTTGCCGCTCGGCCGTCTCCAGGCGACAGACTGGCGCGATTTGAGCGCGCGGCTCCAGCGTTACATGGAAAAGGCCACTCACGAGGCCAAGCAGCACACCAGTTGGATCAATCCCGACGAACGCTACGACCGTGCCGTGCGCGAATTTGTCGTGCGTACGCTCACGCCGGGTTCCCGAAACGCGTTCCTCGCCGACGTGACAGCTTTTCAAACGTTGCTGGCCCCCTGGGGTATTTACAACTCGATCAGCCAACTCGTCCTCAAGGCCACCACCTCAGGGTTTCCTGATTTCTATCAGGGACAAGAGTGCTGGGACTTCAGCCTGGTCGATCCGGACAATCGGCGGTCGGTCGACTTCGATTACCGTGCAGGGCTGTTGCGAGAGCTGCAATCGGCAAGCGACAGCGCCCCGGGCCTTTCCGCGCTAGCGCAACGCTTGTTCGAAGCACCCACCGACGACCGGCTGAAGCTGTTCGTCGTGTGGCGGCTGTTGGCGTTGCGCCGCTCGAATGCTGAATTGTTCCAGCGCGGAGCATATTTGCCGCTGCTGGTCGAGGGGGCGGCCGCCGAGCATGTCGTGGCGTTTGCCCGGCGCTTGGACGACCAGCTTGTGACGGTCGTCGTCCCACGACTGTTGTTGCGCCGAGCGTTGAGTCTGAACCAGGACGCCATTGCCGCGCCACAAGCGCCAAGATCCGCAGCATTCTGGGGCGACACGGTAATCGACTGCGCGCCGCTGGAATGTTCGGGCCAGCGCCCCGGCCGATGCGCGTTGTCTGGCGAGCGCGTGAACGTCGGCCAGCGGCTCCTCGTTGCCGAGTGCTTCCGCCGGTTTCCGGTTGCCGTGTGGTCGTTTCGCGCAGAGGCCGGCCCCGTTTCCGGGCACTCGTGA
- a CDS encoding glycosyltransferase has product MSTLERYAEVVGRSEIDRLRRLAEHLQGKRIVHVNSTRAGGGVAEILSWMVPLMDELGIEAAWEIISGNDAFYRVTKAFHNGMQGLPVTLRPKDFKLHLELNEANAKQLDLHADVVFVHDPQPIYLPRFTPAGQVGRWLWRCHIDASRPHRGVWQHLAGAVPDYQATIFSMAAFTRPIGRPMFLCPPSIDPLAEKNRVISEQERLAVLQQFNIDPERPLLLQVSRFDRFKDPLGVIEAYRLVKAVQPELQLALVGGPADDDPEGAEVLAEVLAIAGDDPDLHVLSLPPDSHLEINALQRSAIIVLQKSLKEGFGLTVTEALWKSRPVIGGACGGITLQVHDYQTGFLVHSPEGAAYRIRYLLRYADKRQRMGQTGHDFVREHFLLTRHLRDYLSLLLCLDNPSTDTLVA; this is encoded by the coding sequence ATGAGCACGCTCGAACGCTATGCCGAGGTGGTCGGACGATCCGAAATCGATCGCCTGCGCCGTCTGGCCGAGCACCTGCAGGGAAAGCGCATCGTGCACGTCAACTCGACGCGTGCCGGCGGCGGCGTGGCCGAGATCCTGTCGTGGATGGTGCCGCTGATGGACGAATTGGGCATCGAAGCTGCTTGGGAAATCATCAGCGGGAACGATGCCTTTTACCGCGTTACGAAGGCCTTCCACAACGGCATGCAAGGGCTGCCGGTGACCTTGCGCCCCAAGGATTTCAAGCTCCATCTCGAACTGAACGAGGCCAACGCCAAGCAGCTCGACCTGCATGCCGACGTGGTTTTCGTTCACGACCCGCAACCGATCTACCTGCCGCGTTTCACGCCTGCCGGCCAGGTGGGGCGCTGGTTGTGGCGGTGCCACATCGACGCGTCACGTCCCCACCGCGGCGTATGGCAGCATCTCGCCGGCGCGGTGCCGGACTATCAGGCGACGATCTTTTCGATGGCCGCCTTCACTCGCCCCATCGGTCGCCCGATGTTCCTATGCCCTCCATCCATTGATCCGTTGGCGGAAAAGAACCGTGTGATCTCCGAGCAAGAGCGGCTGGCCGTCTTGCAGCAATTCAACATTGACCCCGAGCGTCCGCTGCTATTGCAGGTCTCGCGCTTCGATCGGTTCAAAGACCCGTTGGGAGTGATCGAGGCCTATCGGCTGGTCAAGGCCGTTCAACCCGAGTTGCAATTGGCCCTCGTGGGCGGGCCCGCGGACGACGATCCCGAGGGGGCAGAGGTGCTGGCCGAAGTGCTGGCGATTGCCGGCGACGACCCGGATTTGCACGTGCTTTCCTTGCCGCCCGATTCTCATTTGGAAATCAACGCCCTGCAGCGATCGGCCATCATCGTGCTGCAAAAATCGCTCAAAGAAGGGTTTGGGCTGACGGTCACCGAGGCCCTTTGGAAGAGCCGTCCGGTGATTGGCGGAGCCTGTGGCGGCATCACTTTGCAGGTCCACGACTACCAGACGGGCTTCCTGGTGCATTCCCCCGAGGGCGCTGCGTACCGGATTCGCTACTTGCTCCGCTATGCCGATAAGCGGCAGCGCATGGGCCAGACCGGCCACGACTTTGTCCGCGAGCATTTCCTGCTCACGCGGCATTTGCGCGACTACCTGTCGCTGTTGCTGTGCCTCGACAATCCCTCGACCGATACTCTCGTAGCCTAG
- a CDS encoding DUF1211 domain-containing protein has product MFKPDRLITLCDGVVAIAITLLVLGLEVPSAHKVTDKELSEYLVEMRYPLLAYAVSFVLIGTYWLQHYVLCHYVERVDRGFIAVNGLFLLCVSFVPFPTGLQATYRHDKLAMLLYGATQALCGLSLLAIWLYATTRQRLVSPDISPAVVRSITRRILITPLVSLIAIACLPISMDVSRLLFLAIPFAQFSHRAADDGWAQPGDVAASPTRDVT; this is encoded by the coding sequence ATGTTCAAGCCAGATCGCTTGATCACGTTGTGCGATGGCGTCGTGGCGATCGCTATCACCCTGCTCGTGTTGGGGCTCGAAGTGCCCTCGGCTCACAAGGTGACCGACAAAGAGCTGAGCGAATATCTCGTGGAGATGCGGTATCCGTTGCTCGCCTACGCGGTCAGCTTCGTGCTGATCGGCACCTATTGGCTGCAGCACTATGTGCTGTGCCACTACGTCGAGCGCGTCGACCGCGGCTTCATCGCCGTCAACGGCTTGTTTCTGCTGTGCGTCTCCTTCGTCCCGTTCCCCACGGGACTGCAGGCGACCTATCGTCACGACAAGCTGGCAATGCTCTTGTACGGAGCGACCCAGGCGCTGTGCGGGCTTTCGCTACTGGCCATCTGGCTCTACGCGACGACGCGCCAGCGGCTCGTGTCGCCGGACATTTCGCCGGCCGTCGTGCGGAGCATCACCCGGAGGATCCTGATTACACCCCTGGTGAGCCTGATCGCCATCGCGTGTTTACCCATCTCGATGGACGTGAGCCGGTTGTTGTTTCTGGCCATCCCCTTCGCTCAGTTCTCCCATCGCGCAGCCGACGATGGCTGGGCGCAACCTGGCGATGTTGCGGCATCGCCAACCCGGGACGTCACCTGA
- the malQ gene encoding 4-alpha-glucanotransferase, whose translation MRLHAAMGALPEERLRLGPLFIEQGTLTELPANSRLRLEDGEVLPAQLAQTSRLPLGYHELIDDSGRRQRSVIVYPPRCCWPAGSRGWGFAVQLYALRSQGNWGCGDFGDLQRLGAVASRLGARYLLLNPLGAAAPQPPQDPSPYSPSSRCFRNPLYLDMAAVAEVASLPANFAETTAQGLALAATDWIERDQVMQLKLAMLRKMFDDFSGSEAFAQYRQEQGELLARFTCFEVLAGRLGNDWRHWPSEYQSPGSAAVERFCAEHQAQREMEFQAWLQWLLDRQLAAAAQTCGLVQDLAVGFAPGGADAWMWRELVASDVSIGAPPDAFQAQGQCWGLAPWIPRQLVAADFAPWIATLRATLRHARGLRIDHVMGLARLFWVPDGCSAAKGAYVQYPFEAMASILALESHRAGAWIVGEDLGTVDPSFRAQLEARGILGYRVFWFDEDRAAFKPASLAAISTHDLPTIAGVWTGQDAVAQREAGFEIDEEPLRRMRKQLQTRLQLREDASLPAVITAAYDYLAEVESEIVMVSLEDAVGAAQRPNLPGATTLSNWRRRLPVDLAEMEHLPLTRAIAQRLARHAAPIQRRGGSE comes from the coding sequence ATGCGCCTGCACGCCGCCATGGGCGCGCTGCCGGAAGAGCGGCTCAGGCTGGGACCGCTCTTCATCGAGCAAGGAACCCTGACAGAGCTGCCCGCGAACAGCCGGCTGCGCCTGGAGGATGGCGAAGTCCTCCCGGCCCAACTCGCGCAGACGTCCCGGCTGCCGCTGGGATACCACGAGCTGATCGACGACTCGGGACGGCGGCAACGATCCGTGATCGTCTATCCACCGCGCTGCTGCTGGCCGGCCGGATCACGCGGCTGGGGTTTTGCCGTGCAGCTCTACGCCCTGCGATCCCAGGGTAACTGGGGCTGTGGCGATTTCGGCGACCTGCAGCGCCTGGGCGCTGTGGCCAGTCGCCTGGGTGCGCGCTACCTGCTGCTCAATCCGTTGGGAGCGGCGGCGCCGCAGCCGCCGCAAGATCCCAGCCCTTATTCGCCGAGCAGTCGTTGTTTTCGCAATCCGTTGTATCTCGACATGGCCGCGGTCGCAGAGGTTGCATCGTTGCCGGCCAACTTTGCCGAAACGACGGCCCAAGGACTGGCCTTGGCCGCGACCGATTGGATTGAGCGCGACCAGGTCATGCAGCTCAAGCTGGCCATGCTGCGCAAGATGTTCGACGACTTCTCAGGAAGCGAGGCCTTCGCGCAATACCGCCAGGAGCAAGGCGAACTGCTCGCGCGATTCACCTGCTTCGAGGTACTCGCCGGGCGATTGGGAAACGACTGGCGACACTGGCCCTCGGAGTACCAGTCTCCTGGCTCCGCGGCGGTCGAGCGCTTTTGTGCCGAGCATCAGGCGCAGCGCGAAATGGAGTTTCAGGCCTGGCTGCAGTGGCTCTTGGACCGGCAGCTTGCCGCGGCGGCGCAGACGTGTGGGCTGGTCCAGGACCTGGCCGTGGGGTTTGCGCCGGGGGGCGCGGACGCCTGGATGTGGCGCGAACTGGTTGCCAGCGACGTATCCATCGGCGCCCCGCCCGATGCCTTTCAGGCGCAGGGGCAGTGCTGGGGGCTCGCACCGTGGATTCCGCGACAACTCGTGGCTGCCGATTTCGCGCCCTGGATTGCCACCTTGCGCGCTACGTTGCGCCATGCGCGCGGGCTCCGCATCGACCATGTCATGGGGCTGGCGAGGCTATTCTGGGTCCCCGACGGCTGCTCGGCGGCCAAGGGTGCCTATGTGCAGTATCCCTTCGAAGCGATGGCCAGCATTTTGGCGCTCGAAAGCCACAGGGCCGGAGCGTGGATTGTCGGCGAGGACCTGGGCACCGTCGATCCGAGTTTCCGCGCGCAACTCGAGGCGCGCGGCATACTTGGCTATCGGGTATTCTGGTTCGACGAGGATCGCGCGGCTTTCAAACCCGCGTCGTTGGCGGCCATTAGCACCCATGATCTGCCGACGATTGCCGGTGTGTGGACCGGCCAGGACGCGGTCGCTCAGCGCGAAGCGGGATTCGAGATCGATGAAGAGCCGCTGCGCAGGATGCGCAAGCAGCTGCAGACGCGTCTGCAGCTCAGGGAAGATGCCAGCCTGCCGGCCGTGATTACGGCGGCCTACGACTATCTGGCCGAAGTCGAGTCCGAGATTGTCATGGTGTCGCTCGAGGATGCGGTCGGCGCTGCGCAACGGCCTAACCTGCCTGGGGCGACGACCTTGTCCAATTGGCGGCGCCGACTACCGGTCGACCTGGCAGAGATGGAGCATTTGCCCTTGACGCGCGCAATCGCTCAGCGACTCGCGCGCCATGCAGCACCAATTCAGCGCAGGGGGGGATCGGAGTGA
- the treZ gene encoding malto-oligosyltrehalose trehalohydrolase: protein MPRRLPVGAEVQPGGLVHFRVWAPKRKRVEVGVMPTADGAQSDVRLCELTPEPRGYFAGAVPAAPGMLYGFRLDGSGDLRPDPASRFQPQGCAGLSEIIDPHAFKWRSSSPQPLALDRQVMYELHLGTFSPDGTWAGAEAQLAELADLGITVLEIMPVAEFPGRFGWGYDGVFQFAPTRLYGRPDDFRRFVDQAHRCGMTVILDVVYNHFGSFGNVLLEYADEYHTDRYWNDWAAAINFDDEQSGPVREFFRANARYWIEEFRLDGFRFDATQSIHDATDQHILAEVVEEARAAAGKRTLLMVAENEPQNTQLIRPAAESGYGLDYLWNDDLHHAARVRLTGASEAYFSDFRGTASELAAAFQHGFIYQGQYSQWQAAQRGTPSMDLERHHLVSFLENHDQVSNHLTGERLWRLSNPARYRGMTALWLLTPQTPMFFQGQEFAATSPFLFFADHAGVDGDAVANGRAKFLTQFPSLATADAQRLLHRPDDPDVVRRCRIDFRERETHRPAYELHRELLRLRREDPILSDRSTYELHTAVIGEDIVLIRYLTRDRQDRLVVANLGTELAFRPAAQPLLAPVPGTRWEQVFTSGDVRFGGSSSGPLLRDDGWHFPGETTVLLRLAPEIIAPE, encoded by the coding sequence ATGCCACGACGGCTCCCCGTGGGTGCGGAAGTTCAGCCCGGCGGCCTGGTCCATTTTCGCGTCTGGGCCCCGAAGCGCAAACGCGTCGAGGTGGGCGTGATGCCTACGGCCGACGGCGCGCAAAGCGATGTGCGCCTTTGCGAGTTGACGCCGGAGCCTCGCGGGTATTTTGCCGGCGCGGTGCCAGCGGCCCCAGGGATGTTGTATGGGTTTCGACTTGACGGCAGCGGCGACTTGCGGCCTGATCCGGCCAGCCGTTTTCAACCCCAAGGCTGTGCGGGGCTCTCAGAAATCATCGATCCACACGCATTCAAGTGGCGTTCGTCTTCGCCTCAGCCGTTGGCGCTCGACAGACAGGTGATGTACGAATTGCACCTGGGCACCTTCAGCCCGGACGGCACCTGGGCCGGCGCGGAGGCGCAATTGGCCGAGCTCGCCGACTTGGGTATCACGGTGCTGGAAATCATGCCCGTAGCCGAGTTTCCCGGACGCTTCGGCTGGGGCTACGACGGCGTGTTCCAGTTCGCACCGACGCGGCTGTACGGACGACCTGACGACTTTCGCAGGTTCGTCGATCAGGCGCATCGTTGCGGCATGACCGTGATCCTCGACGTCGTCTACAACCACTTCGGCTCGTTTGGCAACGTGCTGCTCGAATATGCCGACGAGTATCACACCGATCGCTACTGGAACGACTGGGCTGCCGCGATCAATTTCGACGATGAGCAGTCGGGACCGGTGCGCGAGTTCTTCCGCGCGAACGCGCGGTATTGGATCGAGGAGTTTCGGCTCGACGGGTTCCGCTTCGATGCGACCCAGTCGATTCATGACGCGACGGACCAGCACATCCTGGCCGAAGTGGTCGAGGAGGCCAGGGCCGCCGCGGGCAAACGCACACTGTTGATGGTGGCCGAAAACGAGCCCCAGAACACGCAGCTCATTCGGCCCGCGGCCGAAAGCGGTTATGGTCTCGATTATCTCTGGAACGACGATTTGCACCATGCGGCGCGGGTGCGACTGACCGGCGCGAGCGAGGCCTATTTCAGCGATTTCCGCGGCACGGCCAGCGAACTGGCGGCCGCCTTCCAGCATGGATTCATTTATCAAGGGCAATATTCTCAGTGGCAGGCGGCGCAGCGCGGAACGCCCAGCATGGACCTGGAACGCCACCACCTGGTGAGCTTTCTCGAAAATCACGACCAGGTCTCCAATCACTTGACCGGAGAGCGACTGTGGCGGTTGTCCAATCCGGCCCGGTACCGGGGGATGACGGCGCTGTGGCTCCTGACACCGCAGACGCCCATGTTTTTCCAGGGGCAAGAATTCGCGGCGACGTCGCCGTTTTTATTCTTCGCCGATCACGCCGGCGTCGACGGTGATGCCGTCGCCAACGGCCGCGCCAAGTTTCTCACGCAGTTTCCCTCACTGGCCACGGCCGATGCCCAACGCCTCTTGCATCGGCCGGACGATCCGGACGTCGTGCGGCGCTGCCGGATTGATTTTCGAGAAAGGGAAACGCATCGCCCGGCGTATGAGTTGCATCGCGAGTTGCTCCGGCTACGTCGCGAGGATCCGATCCTCAGCGATCGCTCGACCTATGAGCTGCACACCGCGGTCATTGGCGAAGACATTGTGTTGATTCGATACCTGACGCGCGATCGGCAAGACCGTCTCGTCGTGGCCAATCTGGGCACGGAGCTGGCGTTTCGGCCAGCGGCCCAGCCGCTCTTGGCGCCGGTGCCGGGTACTCGCTGGGAGCAAGTGTTCACCAGCGGCGACGTGCGTTTTGGGGGCAGCAGTTCGGGACCGCTGCTGCGCGACGACGGCTGGCATTTCCCCGGAGAAACCACCGTCCTCCTGCGACTTGCCCCTGAAATAATCGCGCCTGAATAG